Within Metabacillus sp. KUDC1714, the genomic segment TTTAATGATCTCACCATTATAAAAATTGACAAAATCAAAAGTGTAACGCTCTGATTTATCACGATATTTCACTTCCCAGATTGGGATTCCTTCATCCATACCTAACTTTACATCTACAATATTCTCTGGATTATATACTTGATTTACCTTTGCTATTGCCTGTTGCTCAGTAATCCCAGAAGACTGTTTTTTTACGATTACTGTCTCTTTCTTCTTAGTTTGAGGAACCCAAACATAAACCTTTTCATTACTACTATTTTCCCCAGATATGACATGATACTTTATCTGCCCGTTATATGTTTCAATCGTATCGATTATAGATAGCTTTCCTTTTTCTAATGCAAGCTTTTTCGATTCTTCATGGCCATCGATGTATTGTTCCCTTGCAGCACTATATGTACTTGCAAATACCCAAGCAGCAATAATCAGGATGGCGATTGTTATAATTAGTGTAATTAATGTTTTTTTACCCATTCTATAACGACATCCTTATGTTCGATAAATTGTAAATACACACTTCTTTTGGTCTTCTTGATCTAATGCTAGACCAAACATTAAATCAT encodes:
- a CDS encoding cell wall elongation regulator TseB-like domain-containing protein; translated protein: MGKKTLITLIITIAILIIAAWVFASTYSAAREQYIDGHEESKKLALEKGKLSIIDTIETYNGQIKYHVISGENSSNEKVYVWVPQTKKKETVIVKKQSSGITEQQAIAKVNQVYNPENIVDVKLGMDEGIPIWEVKYRDKSERYTFDFVNFYNGEIIKHMAIKEEKQS